The genomic stretch CGACATCGGGAAGCAACGCGTCGACCTCGACGTCATCAACAAGGCGGGCGGCCTTACGGATGACGAATGGGCGCAGATAAAGGAGCACACTACGGAGGGGCTGCTGATCCTGTTCAGCATGCACGGCTTCGCGGACACACCCTACCGACAGATGCTCATGGCGTATGAGCATCACATGAAGATCGATCTCACGGGCTATCCGTCGAACAAGCGTCCTCGCGAACCCACGCTCTTCTCGAGGATCGTTGCGGTCGCCGACGCCTTTGACGCTGGCACCTCAGTGCGCAGCTACCAATACAAGCCGTGGTCGCCGGACGCCGTACTCAAGGACATGCGCGACAACACGAAGCGTGGCCAGGATATCCTGCTCGTGAAAGTGCTGATCACCGCGACGGGGGTATACCCGGTCGGGAGCCTCGTCATCCTGGATACGCGCGAGCTCGGAGTCGTGGCGAAGGTCAATCCAGATCTGAACCTGCTGCATCGGCCGACGGTTCGGGTGATCTCGGACAGGAAGGGTGTGCCCCTTGTGCAACCTCTCACAGTCGATCTGGCCGACGCTGATCCGCCTGCAGGTCAAATCCGGAAAATCATCCGGACCGCAGATCCACAGAGGTACGGGATCCGCGTCAGCGACTACCTACTGGCTTGATCTCTAGAACGTTCGAGGCTTGCCGCTCGGAGGGTCGAGCCGCGCTCGTGCCGTACGTCACCGCCGGATATCCTGCTCTCGATTCGACCGTGCCGCTCTTGGAGGCACTGGCATCAGCCGGGGGAGACGTGCTGGAGTTGGGCATCCCGTTCTCGGACCCGCTCGCCGATGGCCCAACCATTCAGCGTTCCTCGTTCGTGTCTCTGGAGAGCGGAACGACCGTACGCTCCGTGCTCGCCGACCTGCGCGCGTTCCGCTCGCGGAACGAGACGCCGGTCGTGCTCTTCACGTACCTGAATCCGGTGCTCCGATACGGAGTCGATGCCTTCCTGGCGGATGCCGTCGAGGCTGGCGCGAACGGCCTTCTCCTGACCGACCTGCCGGCCGGGGCGGATCCTGGCCTGGAAGAGAGAATCTCCACGTCACCGCTCGACCTGATCCGACTCGTCGCACCGACCACTGCGCCGGATCGAGTCCCCGAGATTGCTGCGG from Gemmatimonadota bacterium encodes the following:
- a CDS encoding tryptophan synthase subunit alpha; the encoded protein is MISRTFEACRSEGRAALVPYVTAGYPALDSTVPLLEALASAGGDVLELGIPFSDPLADGPTIQRSSFVSLESGTTVRSVLADLRAFRSRNETPVVLFTYLNPVLRYGVDAFLADAVEAGANGLLLTDLPAGADPGLEERISTSPLDLIRLVAPTTAPDRVPEIAAGGSGFLYYISRTGVTGARSELRDAIRDEVGRVREAVSLPVAVGFGISTPEQAGEVAAVADGVVVGSALIQVLEDGGIDSAASFLSSLRSGMDAVRH